One stretch of Gouania willdenowi chromosome 16, fGouWil2.1, whole genome shotgun sequence DNA includes these proteins:
- the ubr5 gene encoding E3 ubiquitin-protein ligase UBR5 isoform X5, which yields MTSIHFVVHPLPGTEDQLNDRLREVSEKLNKYSFNSHPHLSLLEQATLKQCVVGPNHAGFLLEDGRVCRISFAVQPDRLELNKPDSSDGSKLSSGSGTGRSSRPGRTSDPPWFLSGSDTLGRLAGNTLGSRWSSGVNGSSGGGGSGSGGGAGGGGTGGGSSSGGGASGGGGGGGTSGRSSAAARDSRRQTRVIRTGRDRGSGLLGSQPQPVIPASVIPEELITQAQVVLQGKSRSVIIRELQRTNLDVNLAVNNLLSRDDEDGDDGDDTASESYLPGEDLMSLLDADIHSAHPSVIIDADAMFSEDISYFGYPSFRRSSLSRLGSSRVLLLPLERDSELLRERESVLRLRERRWLDGASFDTERGSTSRDGEANLDKKSIPLQSPVSLGEELQWWPEKDGVKFVSIGAMFSELVAVSSKGELYQWKWSEPEPYRNQQNPSIHHPRASFLGLVNEKITFLSANSIRATVATETNKVATWVDDTLSTVASKLEHSAQYFSELQGERMVSLHCCALYTCAQLENSLYWWGVVPFSQRKKMLEKARAKNKKPKSGAGISSIPNITVGTQVCLRNNPLYHAGAVAFSVSAGIPKVGVLLESVWNMNDSCRFQLRSPESLKNMEKTTKTQEIKTESKPELVKTEMGPPPSPASTCSDTSSIASSASLPYKRRRSTPAPKEEEKVNEEQWPLREVVFVEDVKNVPVGKVLKVDGAYVAVKFPGTSSNMSNQSTATPPDSDPSSLLQDCRLLRIDELQVVKTGGTPKVPDCFQRTPKKLCIPEKAEILAVNVDSKGVHAVLKTGNWVRYCIFDLASGKAEQENNFPTSNLAFLGQSERNVAIFTAGQESPIILRDGNGTIYPMAKDCMGGIRDPDWLDLPPINSLGMGVHSLVNLPSNSAIKKKAAIIIMAVEKQTLMQHVLRCDYEACRQYLVNLEQAFLLDQVSQALGALLGHRCDGNRNILHAAVSVCFPVSNKETKEEEEAERSERNTFAERLSAVEAIANAISVVSSNSSGNRTGSSSSRGLRLREMMRRSLRAAGLGRHESGASSSDHQDPVSPPIAPPSWVPDPPPMDPDGDIDFILAPAVGSLTTASTGTSQGPSTSTIPGPSTEPSVVESKDRKANAHLILKLMCDSVVLRPHLRELLSAKDARGMTPFMLAVSGRAYPAAITVLEAAQKMTKAGDPAISEKEDADSVFMEMICPSGTNPDDSPLYVLCCNDTCSFTWTGAEHINQDIFECRTCGLLESLCCCTECARVCHKGHDCKLKRTSPTAYCDCWEKCKCKTLIAGQKAARLDLLYRLLTTTNLVTTPNSRGEHILLFLVQTVARQSVEHCQYRPPRIREDRNRKAANAEDSDMPDHDLEPPRFAQLALERVLQDWNALKSMIMFGSQENKDPLSASSRIAHLLPEEQVYLNQQSGTIRLDCFTHCLIVKCAPDITFIDTLLGTLVKELQNKYTPGRREEAVNVTRRFLRSVARVFVILSVEMASSKKKNNFIPQPIGKCRRVFQALLPYAVEELCNVAESLIVPVRMGIARPTAPFTLASTSIDAVQGSEELFSVEPLPPRPSPDQSSSSSQTAASYIIRNPQPRRSSQSQPVRGRDEEQDDIVSADVEEVEVVEGVAGEEDHHDDQEEQGEENAEAEGQHDEHDEDGSDMELDLLAAAETESDSESNHSNQDNASGRRSVVTAATAGSEAGASSVPAFFSEDDSQSNDSSDSDSSSSQSDDVDHETFLLDEPLERTTSAAHANSAAQAPRSMQWAVRNTPSQRATGSAPSSSSTPAASSTGLIYIDPTNLRRSSAISSSAAAAAAALEANNSSSYLTSASSLARAYSIVIRQISDLMSLIPKYNHLVYSQYPAAVKLTYQDAVNLQNYVEEKLIPTWNWMVSIMDSTEAQLRYGSALSSAGDPGHPSHPLHASQHSARRERMTAREEANLRTLEGRRRAATLLTARQGMMSARGDFLNYALSLMRSHNDEHSDVLPVLDVCSLKHVAYVFQALIYWIKAMNQQTTLDTPQMDRKRNREILELGLDNEDSEHENDEDTNQSSTLQDKDEDCVPSETGQSHPFFRRSDSMTFLGCIPPNPFDVPLAEAIPLADQPHLLQPNARKEDLFGRPSQGLYSSSYMATKGLAEPSVDRNCLEVNMGSSLPPPSQILPTKMSYSANLKNVMSMESGQRSTVNQLSTEQEMDSSKPGPSPHDLAAQLKSSLLAEIGLTESDGPPLPSFRPHCSFMGMMISHDMLLGRWRLSLELFGRVFMEDILTELGGFEVKESKFRREMEKLRNLQSRDLALEVDRDRDQLIQQTMRQLNTHFGRRCTTTPMAVHRVKVTFKDEPGEGSGVARSFYTAIALALLSNDKLPNLDCVQSVSKGMQASSTCHHDYHSNLMQRLRNRDRERERRSGGLRAGSRRDRDRDSRRQLSIDTRPFRPSSEGNPSDEPDPLPVHRQALGERLYPRVHAMQPAFASKITGMLLELSPAQLLLLLASEDSLRARVEEAMELLIAHGRENGADSILDLGLPEAPEKAQQQENRKRHGSTRSVVDMELDDPDDGDDNAPLFYQPGKRGFYSPRPGKNTEARLNCFRNIGRILGLCLLQNELCPITLNRHVIKVLLGRKVNWHDFAFFDPVMYESLRQLIRHSQAGEADAVFAAMDLAFAIDLCKEEGAGQVELLSGGVNMPVTPLNVYEYVRKYAEHRMLVVAEQPLHAMRKGLLDVLPKNALEDLTAEDFRLLVNGCGEVNVQMLISFTSFNDESGENADKLLQFKRWFWSIVEKMSMTERQDLVYFWTSSPSLPASEEGFQPMPSITIRPPDDQHLPTANTCISRLYVPLYSSKQILKQKLLLAIKTKNFGFV from the exons ATGACATCCATACACTTCGTGGTTCACCCGTTACCCGGGACCGAGGATCAGCTCAATGACAG GCTCCGTGAGGTGTCAGAGAAACTCAACAAATATAGTTTTAACAG tcatcCTCATCTAAGTCTGTTGGAGCAGGCCACTCTGAAACAGTGTGTTGTGGGGCCAAACCATGCTGGATTTCTTCTTGAG GATGGACGTGTGTGCAGAATTAGCTTTGCTGTTCAGCCTGATCGCTTGGAGCTCAACAAGCCGGATAGCAGTGATGG TTCAAAGTTGAGCAGTGGTTCAGGGACAGGAAGGAGCTCCAGGCCAGGCAGGACTAGTGATCCCCCCTGGTTCCTGTCTGGTTCTGACACACTGGGCAGACTGGCAGGCAACACCCTTGG GAGTCGCTGGAGCTCTGGTGTGAATGGAAGCAGTGGTGGAGGTGGCAGTGggagtggaggaggagcaggaggagggggCACTGGAGGGGGCAGCAGCAGTGGAGGAGGGGCGAGTGGAGGAGGTGGGGGCGGAGGCACGTCAGGAAGGTCATCAGCTGCTGCTCGTGATTCCCGTAGACAGACGAGGGTGATTCGAACAGGAAGGGATCGAGGCTCAGGCCTTTTGGGTAGCCAGCCTCAGCCAGTCATACCAGCTTCTGTCATCCCAGAGGAGCTTATTACTCAG GCCCAGGTAGTCCTTCAGGGGAAATCCAGGAGTGTGATCATAAGGGAGCTTCAGAGGACCAACCTTGATGTCAACCTTGCGGTTAACAACCTGCTAAGTCGGGATGATGAAGATGGAGACGATGGCGATGATACAGCTAGCGAGTCCTACCTCCCAGGAG AAGACTTGATGTCCCTGTTGGATGCAGACATTCACTCTGCTCATCCTAGTGTCATTATCGATGCTGATGCCATGTTCTCTGAGGATATCAGTTATTTTGGCTACCCCTCTTTTAGACGTTCTTCACTGTCACGATTGGGATCTTCTAGAG TTCTCCTTCTTCCCTTAGAACGTGACTCGGAGCTGTTACGTGAACGTGAGTCGGTATTGAGGTTGCGCGAGCGCCGATGGCTCGATGGGGCCTCGTTTGATACGGAACGAGGTTCCACGAGCCGTGATGGCGAAGCCAACCTCGATAAGAAGAGCATCCCACTCCAGAGCCCCGTCTCCCTGGGAGAAGAGCTCCAGTGGTGGCCTGAAAAG GATGGTGTAAAGTTTGTGAGCATTGGAGCCATGTTTTCAGAGTTAGTTGCCGTCAGCTCCAAAGGAGAACTCTATCAGTGGAAATGGAGTGAACCTGAGCCATACAGGAATCAACAG AATCCTTCCATTCATCATCCACGTGCATCCTTCCTGGGTCTGGTCAATGAAAAGATTACTTTCTTGTCTGCCAATAGTATCAGGGCTACTGTAGCAACAGAAACCAACAag GTTGCAACTTGGGTGGATGATACCTTGAGCACAGTGGCTTCAAAGCTTGAGCACAGCGCTCAGTACTTTTCTGAGCTTCAAGGGGAGCGCATGGTGTCACTACACTGCTGTGCACTCTACACATGTGCACAACTGGAGAACAGTCTTTATTGGTG GGGTGTTGTGCCTTTTAGTCAACGGAAGAAGATGCTTGAAAAGGCTAGAGCTAAGAACAAAAAGCCAAAGTCGGGTGCTGGCATCTCCTCCATACCCAACATCACTGTGGGAACACAG GTGTGCTTAAGAAATAACCCCCTCTACCATGCTGGTGCTGTGGCCTTTTCAGTCAGTGCTGGGATTCCCAAAGTGGGTGTCCTATTGGAGTCTGTCTGGAACATGAATGACAGCTGCAGGTTCCAGCTGCGCTCACCAGAGAGCCTCAAGAACATGGAAAAGACTACCAAGACCCAGGAAATCAA GACGGAGAGTAAACCAGAGCTGGTAAAGACTGAAATGGGCCCACCCCCCTCCCCTGCATCTACATGCAGTGATACCTCTTCCATCGCAAGCAGTGCCTCTCTCCCTTACA AGCGAAGGCGTTCTACTCCAGCccctaaagaagaagaaaaggtgAATGAAGAGCAGTGGCCTCTGAGGGAAGTGGTGTTTGTGGAAGATGTAAAAAATGTTCCAGTGGGAAAG gTTCTTAAAGTGGATGGAGCATATGTTGCTGTGAAGTTTCCAGGGACATCAAGCAACATGAGCAACCAGAGTACTGCAACACCCCCTGACTCTGACCCCTCTTCACTACTGCAGGACTGCAGACTGCTCAGAATAGATGAGCTACAG GTGGTTAAAACTGGCGGAACTCCTAAAGTTCCAGACTGTTTTCAACGAACACCTAAAAAGCTCTGCATCCCAGAAAAAGCTGAAATTCTGGCTGTGAATGTTGACTCCAAAG GAGTTCATGCAGTGCTGAAAACTGGTAACTGGGTAAGGTACTGTATCTTTGACCTGGCCTCAGGCAAAGCTGAGCAGGAGAATAACTTCCCAACCAGTAACCTGGCCTTCCTTGGGCAGAGTGAGCGCAACGTGGCCATCTTTACAGCAGGACAG GAGTCTCCAATCATCCTCCGGGATGGTAATGGTACTATCTACCCCATGGCGAAAGACTGTATGGGTGGAATACGAGATCCTGACTGGTTGGACCTGCCACCTATCAACAGCCTGGGAATGGGAGTCCACTCTTTGGTTAATCTCCCCTCCAACTCTGCCATCAAAAAGAAAGCTGCTATCATTATTATGGCTGTTGAG AAGCAGACGCTGATGCAGCATGTGCTCCGCTGTGATTATGAGGCATGCCGACAGTACCTTGTGAACCTCGAGCAGGCCTTCCTGTTAGATCAGGTCAGCCAGGCTCTCGGGGCTCTTCTCGGCCATCGATGTGATGGCAACCGCAACATCCTCCATGCCGCTGTCTCTGTCTGCTTCCCAGTCAGTAACAAGGAGACCAAAGAGGAAGAAG aagCAGAACGGTCAGAGAGGAACACATTTGCAGAGCGTTTATCTGCTGTGGAGGCAATTGCTAATGCCATCTCTGTAGTCTCAAGCAACAGTTCTGGAAACAGGACCGGCTCCTCCAGTAGCAGAGG GCTTCGTCTGAGAGAAATGATGCGGCGGTCTCTCAGAGCTGCAGGTCTTGGTCGCCATGAGTCTGGTGCATCATCTAGTGACCATCAAGACCCTGTGTCTCCTCCCATTGCTCCACCAAGCTGGGTCCCTGACCCTCCACCTATGGACCCAG ATGGTGACATTGACTTCATCTTAGCTCCAGCTGTGGGGTCACTCACCACTGCCTCTACTGGTACCAGTCAGGGACCCAGCACCTCCACAATACCAG GGCCGTCCACCGAGCCTTCGGTTGTGGAGTCTAAAGACAGAAAGGCAAATGCCCATCTTATTCTCAAGCTGATGTGCGACAGTGTTGTTCTGAGGCCACATCTACGAGAGCTTCTCTCTGCAAA GGATGCAAGAGGGATGACCCCATTTATGCTAGCAGTGAGTGGCAGAGCTTACCCAGCTGCTATCACTGTGCTCGAGGCTGCACAGAAAATGACGAAAG CAGGAGACCCTGCCATTTCAGAAAAGGAGGATGCAGATTCGGTGTTCATGGAAATGATTTGCCCTTCAGGAACCAACCCTGACGATTCGCCCCTGTACGTTCTGTGCTGTAATGACACTTGCAGTTTCACTTGGACTGGAGCAGAGCATATAAACCAG gataTTTTTGAGTGTCGGACTTGTGGCTTGCTGGAGTCCCTGTGCTGCTGTACTGAGTGTGCAAGGGTCTGTCACAAAGGACACGACTGCAA ATTAAAAAGGACATCTCCTACAGCTTACTGTGACTGTTGGGAGAAATGCAAGTGCAAAACATTAATAGCTGGGCAGAAGGCTGCTCGCCTTGATTTGCTGTACAGGTTACTTACAACCACTAATCTGGTGACCACACCAAACAGCAG GGGAGAACATATTCTACTATTCCTGGTTCAGACGGTTGCAAGGCAGAGTGTGGAGCACTGTCAGTATCGACCTCCACGCATCAGAGAGGACAGAAACCGCAAAGCTGCAAATGCAGAAG ATTCTGATATGCCAGATCATGATCTAGAACCTCCCCGTTTTGCTCAGCTGGCTCTGGAGAGGGTCCTCCAGGACTGGAATGCCCTCAAATCAATGATCATGTTTGGTTCTCAGGAAAATAAAGATCC ACTTAGTGCTAGCAGCAGAATTGCGCACCTCCTACCTGAAGAACAGGTCTACTTGAATCAACAAAGTGGCACCATTCGCCTTGACTGTTTCACACACTGCCTCATTGTCAAGTGTGCTCCTGACATCACA TTTATAGATACTTTACTGGGTACTCTGGTGAAGGAACTGCAGAACAAGTATACCCCTGGTCGGAGAGAAGAGGCAGTGAACGTCACCAGGAGGTTTCTGCGCTCTGTAGCTCGAGTATTTGTTATCCTGAGTGTGGAGATGGCCTCGTCCAAGAAGAAAAA CAACTTCATCCCCCAGCCCATTGGAAAGTGTCGGCGTGTTTTTCAAGCTCTGCTGCCGTACGCTGTGGAGGAGCTGTGTAATGTGGCAGAGTCACTGATTGTTCCTGTGCGAATGGGTATCGCTCGGCCCACAGCACCATTCACATTAGCTAGTACTAGCATTGATGCTGTACAGGGCAGTGAGGAGCTGTTTTCTGTGGAACCTCTGCCTCCGAGACCCTCGCCTGACCAGTCCAGCAG TTCCAGTCAGACAGCTGCCTCTTATATCATCAGGAACCCTCAGCCTCGGCGCAGCAGCCAGTCTCAGCCTGTCAGAGGGAGAGACGAGGAGCAGGACGACATTGTATCAGCAGATGTGGAAGAG gTTGAAGTTGTAGAGGGAGTAGCAGGAGAGGAAGACCATCATGATGACCAAGAGGAGCAAGGAGAGGAAAATGCTGAAGCTGAGGGACAGCATGATGAACATGATGAGGATG gAAGTGACATGGAGTTGGATCTACTGGCAGCAGCTGAGACTGAGAGCGACAGTGAAAGTAACCACAGCAATCAGGACAACGCCAGCGGCCGCAGGAGCGTTGTCACGGCAGCAACAGCAGGCTCAGAAGCTG GTGCCAGCAGTGTCCCCGCCTTTTTTTCAGAGGATGACTCTCAGTCCAATGACTCGAGCGACtcagacagcagcagcagccaaagTGATGATGTTGACCATGAGACATTCCTTTTGGATGAGCCGCTAGAAAGGACAACCAGCGCTGCACATGCTAACAGTGCAGCCCAAGCTCCTCGCTCCATGCAGTGGGCTGTAAGAAACACTCCCAGTCAAAGAGCAACTGGAAGCGCCCCATCAAGCTCTTCAACTCCAGCAG CAAGCTCTACAGGTTTGATATACATTGACCCCACAAACCTGCGTCGCTCCAGTGCCATTAGCTCgagtgctgcagcagcagctgctgctttgGAGGCCAACAACTCCAGCAGCTACCTAACGTCTGCCAGCAGCCTTGCTCGGGCCTACAGCATCGTCATCAGGCAGATTTCTGATCTTATGAGTCTGATTCCAAAGTACAACCACCTTGTCTACTCCCAGTACCCCGCTGCTGTGAAGCTCACATACCAGGATGCTGTTAACCTGCAG aACTACGTGGAAGAAAAGCTAATACCAACTTGGAACTGGATGGTGTCCATCATGGACTCCACTGAGGCTCAGTTGCGTTATGGCTCAGCCTTGTCCTCTGCTGGAGATCCCGGCCATCCCAGTCATCCACTTCACGCTTCTCAGCACTCAGCTCGGAGGGAGCGCATGACTGCTCGAGAGGAGGCCAATCTGCGCACACTGGAGGGTCGAAG GAGAGCAGCCACTCTGCTGACAGCCCGACAAGGCATGATGTCAGCCCGGGGGGATTTTCTAAACTATGCTTTGTCACTGATGCGTTCCCACAATGACGAGCACTCTGATGTGCTTCCTGTGCTGGACGTGTGCTCTCTGAAACATGTGGCCTACGTTTTCCAGGCTCTTATCTACTGGATAAAAGCCATGAACCAGCAAACTACCCTGGACACCCCACAGATGGATAGAAAGAG GAATCGAGAGATTCTGGAACTTGGTTTGGACAATGAAGATTCAGAGCATGAAAACGACGAGGACACCAATCAAA GTTCAACATTGCAGGACAAGGATGAGGACTGTGTTCCCTCTGAGACGGGTCAAAGCCATCCTTTTTTCCGTCGCTCTGACTCCATGACCTTCTTGGGATGCATCCCACCGAATCCCTTTGACGTTCCCCTGGCAGAAGCCATTCCTCTGGCAGACCAGCCTCACCTCCTGCAG CCTAATGCCAGAAAGGAGGATCTGTTTGGTCGTCCTTCTCAGGGCTTGTATTCGTCCTCATACATGGCAACCAAAGGCCTGGCTGAGCCAAGTGTGGACAGGAACTGCCTGGAGGTAAACATGGGCTCCTCTCTACCCCCTCCATCACAG ATTCTGCCCACTAAGATGTCGTACTCAGCCAATTTAAAGAATGTCATGAGTATGGAATCAGGCCAGCGCAGCACTGTAAACCAGTTGTCAACTGAGCAGGAAATGGATAGTTCTAAACCAGGACCTTCTCCTCATGACCTCGCTGCCCAGCTAAAGAGCAGCCTTCTGGCAGAGATTGGCCTGACTGAGAGTGATGGTCCTCCTCTCCCATCATTCAG ACCTCACTGCAGTTTCATGGGGATGATGATCTCACATGACATGCTTCTGGGTCGATGGCGACTCTCATTGGAGCTCTTTGGCCGTGTCTTCATGGAGGAT ATCCTCACAGAGCTGGGTGGCTTTGAGGTGAAGGAGTCCAAGTTCCGCAGAGAAATGGAAAAGCTGAGGAACCTCCAATCCCGTGATCTAGCCCTTGAGGTGGACCGTGACAGAGACCAGTTAATCCAGCAAACTATGCGCCAGTTAAACACACACTTTGGAAGGCGCTGTACCACAACACCCATGGCTGTACATCGGGTGAAGGTCACCTTCAAAGATGAGCCTGGCGAGGGCAGCGGAGTGGCCCGAAGCTTCTACACAGCCATCGCCTTGGCCCTCCTCTCCAACGACAAGCTGCCCAACCTGGACTGTGTTCAGAGTGTCAGCAAGGGCATGCAGGCCAGCAGTACGTGTCATCACGATTACCATTCAA ACTTAATGCAACGTCTAAGGAACAGGGATCGGGAAAGGGAACGTAGAAGTGGAGGCCTTCGAGCAGGTTCTCGAAGAGACAGAGACAG agatTCGCGTAGACAGCTGTCAATAGATACCAGGCCTTTTAGGCCGTCATCAGAAGGAAACCCCAGTGACGAGCCTGACCCTCTGCCCGTGCACAGGCAAGCACTCGGAGAACGGCTTTATCCACGAGTTCATGCAATGCAACCG GCATTTGCCAGTAAAATCACGGGCATGTTACTGGAGCTTTCTCCTGCCCAGCTTCTGCTTTTGCTGGCCAGTGAAGACTCTTTAAGAGCCAGAGTTGAAGAGGCCATGGAGCTTCTTATCGCACATGGAAG GGAAAATGGAGCAGACAGTATACTGGACCTGGGACTTCCTGAGGCTCCCGAGAAAGCACAA CAACAGGAGAATCGGAAACGTCATGGTTCAACACGAAGTGTGGTGGACATGGAACTGGATGACCCAGACGATGGAGACGACAATGCTCCTCTTTTTTACCAGCCAGGCAAACGAGGCTTCTACTCTCCTCGACCAGGCAAAAATACGGAGGCCAGACTGAACTGTTTCAGAAACATTGGCAG AATACTGGGTTTGTGTCTGCTCCAGAATGAGCTTTGTCCAATCACCTTAAACAGACATGTAATCAAAGTACTACTCGGAAGGAAG GTGAACTGGCATGATTTTGCTTTCTTCGACCCGGTCATGTACGAGAGCCTCCGGCAGCTGATCCGTCATTCCCAGGCAGGGGAAGCAGATGCAGTGTTTGCTGCTATGGACTTGGCCTTCGCCATCGACCTCTGCAAAGAAGAAGGAGCTGGACAA GTGGAGCTTTTGTCTGGTGGTGTCAACATGCCAGTAACGCCTCTCAATGTTTACGAGTATGTGAGGAAGTATGCTGAGCACAGGATGCTGGTGGTGGCAGAGCAACCTCTCCAT GCCATGAGGAAAGGTTTGCTTGATGTACTTCCTAAAAACGCCCTGGAGGACCTGACGGCCGAGGACTTCAGGCTACTGGTTAACGGCTGTGGGGAAGTCAATGTCCAGATGCTGATTAGCTTCACCTCTTTCAATGATGAATCTG GGGAAAATGCAGACAAGCTGCTCCAGTTCAAACGCTGGTTTTGGTCCATCGTGGAGAAGATGAGTATGACTGAGAGGCAAGACTTG GTGTACTTCTGGACCTCCAGTCCATCTCTTCCAGCCAGCGAGGAGGGCTTCCA